The Chryseobacterium glaciei DNA window TCATGTTGATTGAAATGCTTTTTAATTAAAATTTAAGATTAAATCCAACTCCGAACCATCTGCTTGACGGATCCTGAATATCATTACCAGTTTTGATTTGGAAATCGGGATCAGAGTATAAATTTTTAGATTTTTTCCACATCTCAAGATTGTAGGCTGAAATATTGGCTGTAAAACCTTTTACCATCCCTTTTGGATTAAGCAAAGAAGAGAAATCATATTCCAGAACGACTGATCTCAATTTCACAAAAGTTCTGTCGAAAACGTTGGCAAATAACTCACTTTCGTCTTCTGTTACTCTGGCTTGATAAGGATAATTCTGTGCCCAATCCTGGAAACTGATCGCTTTTGTGTGTGGAGTATAAGTTCCTGTTGCTGCATTATAATTTACTCCATCCGGAACAAAATAATACGTTCCCGGATTCGCATATTCCTGATCTCTGTAAGCTGTAGAGTTCGGATGTTTTCCGCCCCACCACATTTTTTCGACTACCTGAGATCTCATCACACCGCCGATACTTCCATCGATTCCGATGTTTAAAGTGAATTTTTTATATTTAAATGTATTGTTAAAGCCAAACGTCCAATCCGGATTGAAATGTCCTAAGTTGGTCGGGGTTGTAGCTCTTGTTGGCATGCCCGTTTCTGCATTTAAAATAACTTTCCCGTCTGGAGATTTTTGCCATGTGAGGTCATAGTAACTGTCCATTCTTTCGCCAAGTTTGATGTTGTTGTAATTCGGCATATCTCCATAAATGGAAGTTAGTTTTTGCTCATATTTACTCCAGTTGATCAAAGATTTCCAAGTGAAATTGGCAGTTTTAATAGGAACTAATCCTAATGAAATTTCAACACCTTTGGTTGTATATTCATTTCCGTTGACGTATTGCGAAGTGAAACCTGATGATTGTGCACTCGGGAACTGAAGAATATTATTATAATCTAACGTTCTGAAATACGTTGCGTCTAGCGTAATTCTGTTATTAAATAAACCTGCTGTTAAGCCTAATTCATAAGATTTTGTCTGTTCAGGTTTTAAAGAGTTTTCATAGTTCAGGGTTGTCGGATAATAATAAGTAGGATTTCCGTTGTAAGTAACTCCGCTGTTATTCAAGTAATAATTTCGAATTGAATAAGGCTGAAAATCGTACGCTACTTTTGCCCATGATGCTGATAATTTTAATAAATTAATGGATTCCGGCATTTTAACCAAATTCGAGATCACAGCACTTAATGAAGCTGAAGGATAAAAATAAGATCTGTTAGCTTTCGGTAGAGTAGAAGACCAGTCATTACGTCCTGAAACGTTGATGAAAAAAGCATTATACAAACCGACATCGATCGTAGAATACACACTGTAAATTAATTTTTCCTTTAAATAATCGTAGTATTTTACAGAACCTACGGAGTTGTCTAATGTATATTGTTCAGGAACTTTCAAACCGTCTGTTGAAGCATTGTCAACATCATTTTTATAATAAAAAGTAGAACCTCCGGCATTGATCGTGAAATCAAAATTGTCTGAAATTTTCTTTTTATAAGTCGCTAAAACATCAGAGTTGAGGTTCCAGGTTTTGGTATCATTCAAAATATAACCACCACTTCTTGGTGCGCTGTAATTGAAATAAGAATATGGACTTAAAATTTCCTGCTTGTTGTGATTCTCGACAAGAGATATTTTACCTTTTACTGAGAAATCTTGTGTGGCTTTATATTCTAAACCGGTCTGCGCGTTGATAACATCAGTTCTATTTTTATTTTTGTAATATTCAGCTCCGAACCAAGGGTTGTTGTACCAAGCGTAGTTCCAATTGGCTTGTGCAGTTCCTTCTTTTCCGGGAATCCACATGTGATTTTTAAGATCTCTTCCATCTACATCGGCACCCATCCAAATTAAAATAGTGTACATGTGACCACTTGGATTATAATCGTAATTCGGAATATTTGGAGTGAAGGTTTGATTAAAATTAAACTTTGTGTCTAAAATTAATTTGTCTCCCAAGTGATTTTCTGAAGAGAAATTAATTCCATAACGTTGTAAGTAAGCTTCCGGAACTCGGTCGTCATAATTCATGAAATTCCCGGAAAGTCTGTAGGTGTCTTTATTATTTTTATAGCTTACTGAAAAACTATTATTATTGATAACCGCAGGTTTCAAAAAAGTGGAAAGATTATCGTGATATTCCCAATCAATAGGAACTCTTTCATATCTTGATTTATCGTTGTACTGCGTTCCCGTCACCGCTCCATACCACGGAATTGTTTGCCCGGTTACTTTATCTCGGATCGGGCTGTTCCATTGTGCAATTTTAGTTCCCGGAACAAATTTTGGACCCCAAATCATATCTCCATCATTCACACCACCGTCTGCACCATCCCAGAATTCATATTGTCCGTGAGAACCGTTTCCGTATTCTGTCTGAGTTTTTGGAAGATTCGTAAATCCTCCTGTAACCATTGTGTTTTGAGAAAACTCAACAGTGAAGCCTTTCTTTTTAGCACTTTTTGTGGTGATCAAAACTGCTCCGTATCTTCCTCGCGAGCCGTATAATGCAGAAGCGGGAGCTCCTTTCAAAACATTGATGTTTTCAATATTATTTGGATCTAAATTTTGAAAAACTTCTTTTTCAACAATCACTCCATCAATAACAAAAACCAGATTGGAATTTCCTCTTAACGTAAATTCCGGAGCCTGCTGCATTCCTGTTGGATTGGAAACATTCAGTCCTGCAACTTGCCCTGAAAATAGATTTCCAATGCTTGGCGTTGTAATAGATTCGAATTGTTTTGTTCCGACTTCCTGAGTAGAATAACCAATTTTTTCTTTCTTCTTTGCAATACCCAGAGCGGTAATTACAACGCCTTCGATTTGTTTTTCACTTACCTTTTTTAAGACAACTGAATAATTCCTTTTGGAAGAAACCTCAATGGAATAACTTGAAAATTCCGGGGAATAAAATTCAAGAATGTCCTTAGGATTGGCTGTGATGGTAAAATTACCGTTTTGATCAGTAATTACAGATTTTCCTGAGTTTTTGTCGGTGATATTTACACCTGAGATCGTAGAACCATTTTCAGATTTTACATTTCCTGAAATGTTGATCTCTTGGGCGGTTAAATAGAAGGGGAGTAAAAAAATCGCAAAAGTGGCTAAAGTCTTCTTCATTTTTTTTGAGAGCAAATTTAGCGGTGTACTGTTACTTAAATTTTAATCCTGCATTACGATAAAAATACGATTTCAATAGGAGACAATAGAAAAATTAATGAAAGGATAAAGCGAAAAAAGCTGTTTATATCAGAGTTTTTGCTTTATTTTAAATAATATTATTAATAGGAAAAAGGATATTTTTAATCCTAAAACCTACTCAAGATTCCCCAATGGATTTTTATATCATTGAATTTAAACGGATTTCCAAACTCATTACCATTCGACAGCTGGAAACTCATCAACCCAATCGGAATGAAGAAATTGAAACCAAGCCCGACACTGTAGAGCTTAGGTTTGACGTTCAGGGATTTATTATTGAGCTGTCCGTACTGCCCAAAGACGTCGAAAAATGCTTGATTTCCAATTAAATAACGGTATTCTAAACTTCCATAATAATAGAAATCGGCGGCGAGGGAGTTTTCATTGAATCCCCGCATTGAATTCCAGCCTCCAAAACGATATAATTCGTTGGCGGAGAACTCAACTTTTGAGTCCATCATAGCTCCTTCTGCCTTTATATTCAGGAAATGATTTCCGTTGATATTATAATTATGTTCCCCAAAAAAGTAGAATTGATTTTGTGGAGCTTTAATATTGTCTTTGGTGTAAGTGGTTGTCAGATAATCATATCCGGCACTTATTTTAGTTTTGTAAAGGAAAAGATCAATATCAGTTGGTTCCACCATTTCAAACCAAATCCCGATTCCTTTTTTGTTGTAATCTTTCCCTTGAACATATAAAGTATCGATAATACTCGAGCTTTCAAAAGTTCCTCTAAGACCAATTTTATTTCGGTTATTTATGTGATAATAGAAAGCGGGAAGCGCCTTCACATTGGCAAAAGTAGAATCCTGTCTGAAGATATTCACCTTCATATTTAAACCTACATTAGAATTGAAAAGATAAGGAATGTCGGTTTGCAAATCGAAGTTTTGCCCTTTGTCGGGGTTTCTTTGCCAGTATAAATTAACGGTTTCAAAACCGTTGAACATGTTTTTAAAATTGACATTCAAGGTTCCGTTTAGTGTAAATTTATCAGTTTTATCATTTCCAAAACCAATAACTCCGTCAAAAGTGTTGGTTTTTTTCTTTTCCATGAAGAGATAAATCTGGGTAGAATCTTTCGTAAATAAAGTCTGCGGTTGCCGTTCTAAACTCAAAAAAGGATGTCCCTGAAACGTTTTATTAATCGCCAAAAGATTTTTATCATCGTATGTTTTACCCTTGAATTCTTTTTCAAGATTCTTCATAAATCTTTTCGGAACTCTTACGTAATTTTTTACGACAAAGCCATCGATGGTTCGTTTATCATTTTTATTAATGTCTAATTCTACAATCGGATAGCCGTTTTTCTGACCTTTATATTTAGACTTAATTCTGCTGAAAGAATAGCCGTCATCAATATATCTTTTGTTGAGAACTTTTTTGGTTGAATCTAAATTTTTAGTGAAAAAATCTTTCTGAATTTTTAATTTCTGCGTAATAGAATCTGAAAGATTGACATACGTTTCATTGAAGTTTTTTCCTTTATTGTAAAATATTTCGGTACTGTCGCCTTTTACTTTAACCTCTTTTAATTCAGTGAAAAAATAATTGTTTTGAGCCAGAGAATCCAGAAATTTTACCGCAGACACGGAATCTCTAACCTCTTTCTTGACTTTAGTTTCAGAATCGATTAGAAAATAATGCTTCTTTTGCGCTTGTGTAAAAACGCAAAACAGGATAAAAAATATTTTTAGAAATAACTTCAATTTTAAATCAATTAAACCATTAAGGTAAATTAAGTTGTTAAGAATATTAAGTTTAGCTTCGTTTTAAGTTTGTGCTTAAAAATCAGAATGATTCATCTTAACTCAACTTAAATTCTTAAAATAAATCTTAATGGTTCAAAATATATTTTTTTATTATAATTAAAAATTTGTTTAATAACTGAAACTAGTCCAGTTTATTATATTTCTTCATTAAATTCTCATAAGTTCCCTGAGGAAGTATCCATTTCAACGGAACTCCTATTTTCTGCCCGAATTTACCAAAATAATAATGAGCTTTCCATTTATTTTTTCCTAAAAGATTTTCAACGTATTCTGCAACTTCCAAAGGGTCAGTTCCGTCGCCTACGTGAGAGTTCATTAAAGCATAAACCTTGTCAAAGATAGTTGCGTAAGGCTGAGAAACTTTTGTTTTCACTCTGTTTTCTGCAATATTAGTTTTGATATCACCTAAATGAAGCGAACAAACATTGACGTTCCAAGGATAAACTTCATATCTCATGGCTTCCGTTACTTTGTCTAAAGCAGATTTTGAAGCAGAATAAAATCCACGGAAAGGCAGTCCCATTTCACTTCCGATGCTGGAAACATTGATGATCTGTCCGAATTTGTTTTCACGCATTTTCGGCATAACGGCAGTCATCATTTGAACAGCTCCGACAAGATTTAAGTTAAATAATTTTAAAATATCTTCTTTTGTAGAATCTTCCACAGCGCCAACCATTCCCATTCCGGCATTGTTGATCAGAACGTCAATTCTTGTCTCAATTTTCAACACTTCTGCAATCGCATTTTGAACTGCATCATTATCCGTAACATCGGTCGGAATTGATTTAAAATATTGACTTTCTGTATGTTTTCGGCTTAAACCGTAGACTTTATGACCTTTTTTTCCAAAATATTCGGCTAAAACGAAACCTATTCCTGATGAGGTTCCCGTGATGATTATAGTTTTTGACATTAGTAATTAAAATATTTATCTGAATTAGGAATTTTGAACTGGTTTTTGCTAACCCTAAAATCATTCATTTTTATTAACGTGTTAAATGTATGGATAAATTCTTTGTGCATATCTTTTGGAGTCTTTCTATCCTCATCTCCGTCACATTCAGAATACTTTTCATCAATGATCACTTTTCCTGTTGAAAAATTGACTTCATTTAGAAAATTAAACTCGCAGGTATCATCAAATGTATTGAGTGCACCAACAAGGTAGAAGTCTCCATTTTGAAATCTAAACGTGTGTTTGCTTGTTTCGGTATGTCTGGAGTTGGTAAAGAGTGATTGTGAAATGACAAGACAATTATTCTTTATATTTACTTCAAGACTATTGTTTTCCGGATAAAAACCGGCTTCACTTGAATCGAGCAAGGATGAATTTTCTTTCCATATTTTTAGATTTCCATTGATTTTTTTAAGGATATAAAATTTTCTTTTATATCCTTGATGTTCAATTTTTTCGCCAATATTATATACGATTACGGTTTCGTTGAGTCCGTCTTTATCTAAATCTCCTTCTGTTTGTAAAACTTTTGTGTAATCTCTAGGAACAGAAAAATCTTTCAACTCCTGAGCGTGAAGAATTGCAATCAATGGAATGAATAAAAAAGACATCAGTTTTTTCATGGAAGGGTTAAATTATTGCCCAAAATCTTCTTTCTTTACATCGGTGTCTTGCAGATTACACATGCAGCCTTTGAAAGATTTATAAATTCCCGGAATTTCGGTTTCTTTACCTTTACTGTCGGTCACAGTGATACCGGTAGAAAATGATTCGTCTTCTGCAGAGTAGGTTCTGGAGAGTAAATATTTGTAGTTGTTATTTGTAAATGATAAATAATCAAGGTTCATTCCTGCGTTCTGCTTTCCCCCGCCTCTATGGTAAGATTTGTAGGTAAACTTCTTCCAGCTTTCTTTGGTTCTGTCTTTAGGAAATTCCATTTCGACTTTGGTTTTGCTTCCAAAACGATATTGAATGTATTTGTTCTGTTTGTCTTTTACTAAAGACATTTTTTTGCCGTTTTTAGTTTCAAATGAATAGATAACTTCTTCATTAGGCAACAGATATTGCGCCCAAAACGAAATTGGAATTAAAAAGGCGAAAATGATTAAATATTTTTTCATTTAATTATTTCATTAAAATTTGAGAAAGATCCTCCCAAAACATCGGATAAGATTTTTCGACTACATTTTCTTCTTCAATATGTAATTCTTTGATCAGACAAAACGGAGCAAAACTCATGGCCATTCTGTGATCTTGGTACGTTTTAATAGAAATGTTTTCTTCCGGTTCGTTGAAGCTAATTGATTTGATCGTTAAATCTGTAATTTCAGTTTCTGTTCCAAGTTTTTTCAATTCGATATGTAAAGCTGAAAGTCGGTCGGTTTCTTTTACTTTTAAAGTTCCTAATCCTGAAATTTCAAATGGAATTTTCAATGCAGCAGCCGTTACACAAAGAGTTTGTGCGATGTCCGGGCAATTATTCATATCCAAAATAATCTTCTCTGGGAATGAAAAGTTCGGATCTGGTTGAAGGGTAAGCTTGTGTTCATCTTCTGAGAAAGTCGTTTTAATTCCGAAAAATTCTTCATAAATCTTTGCAATCGCAGAATCTCCTTGAGTTGATTCTTTGTAAAAACTTTTCAGATGAATTGTTTCTCTTCCTAATGCACAGATAGAGTAGAAGTAAGATGCAGAACTCCAGTCACTTTCAACCTCATAATTGATAATTGATGAATGATCATTGATGAATGATTCGACTTTTATTACATTGCCAACAAAGCTGTTTTTAATTCCGAATTTTGTTAAAATATCCAGTGTCATTTCAATGTAAGATCTTGAAGTAACTTCACCTACTAGATTAATTTCTAATCCGTTTTCCAATTTTCCTGCGATAAGCAAAAGAGAAGTAATGAACTGACTTGAAATATTGGCAGGAACGTTAACCTGCGTTTGAGTAATTTTCTTTCCTGTAATTTTTAAAGGTGGAAAACCTTCATTTTCCATGTACTCAATTTCTATATCTAAATCTTGAAGAGCGCTTGCCAAATTCTTGATTGGCCTTTCCTTCATTCTTTTTGAACCCGTAAGAATTGTAGTTTTTCCTTCGGCGATAGAATAATAAGATGTAAGAAAACGCATTGCTGTTCCTGCATGGTGAATGTCTACAGTTTCAGTAGTTTCAGACAACGCTTTTTTCAGCAATTGGGTGTCCTGAGAATTGGATAAATTCCCGATTTTTATATTTTTAAACAGACTTTCTAAAATCAACAAACGATTCGAAATACTTTTCGAACCGCTGATTTGTACTGTTTTATCTCCAATTAATTTTGATTTTTCTAGCTTCTTCATTGTTCTTCTAAGTTGGAAGCAAGAAGCTGGAAGTGGGAGGTGAAATGTTTCATTTAAAAACTTCCGACATCCAACTTCCAACATCCAGCTATTTTA harbors:
- a CDS encoding SusC/RagA family TonB-linked outer membrane protein; amino-acid sequence: MKKTLATFAIFLLPFYLTAQEINISGNVKSENGSTISGVNITDKNSGKSVITDQNGNFTITANPKDILEFYSPEFSSYSIEVSSKRNYSVVLKKVSEKQIEGVVITALGIAKKKEKIGYSTQEVGTKQFESITTPSIGNLFSGQVAGLNVSNPTGMQQAPEFTLRGNSNLVFVIDGVIVEKEVFQNLDPNNIENINVLKGAPASALYGSRGRYGAVLITTKSAKKKGFTVEFSQNTMVTGGFTNLPKTQTEYGNGSHGQYEFWDGADGGVNDGDMIWGPKFVPGTKIAQWNSPIRDKVTGQTIPWYGAVTGTQYNDKSRYERVPIDWEYHDNLSTFLKPAVINNNSFSVSYKNNKDTYRLSGNFMNYDDRVPEAYLQRYGINFSSENHLGDKLILDTKFNFNQTFTPNIPNYDYNPSGHMYTILIWMGADVDGRDLKNHMWIPGKEGTAQANWNYAWYNNPWFGAEYYKNKNRTDVINAQTGLEYKATQDFSVKGKISLVENHNKQEILSPYSYFNYSAPRSGGYILNDTKTWNLNSDVLATYKKKISDNFDFTINAGGSTFYYKNDVDNASTDGLKVPEQYTLDNSVGSVKYYDYLKEKLIYSVYSTIDVGLYNAFFINVSGRNDWSSTLPKANRSYFYPSASLSAVISNLVKMPESINLLKLSASWAKVAYDFQPYSIRNYYLNNSGVTYNGNPTYYYPTTLNYENSLKPEQTKSYELGLTAGLFNNRITLDATYFRTLDYNNILQFPSAQSSGFTSQYVNGNEYTTKGVEISLGLVPIKTANFTWKSLINWSKYEQKLTSIYGDMPNYNNIKLGERMDSYYDLTWQKSPDGKVILNAETGMPTRATTPTNLGHFNPDWTFGFNNTFKYKKFTLNIGIDGSIGGVMRSQVVEKMWWGGKHPNSTAYRDQEYANPGTYYFVPDGVNYNAATGTYTPHTKAISFQDWAQNYPYQARVTEDESELFANVFDRTFVKLRSVVLEYDFSSLLNPKGMVKGFTANISAYNLEMWKKSKNLYSDPDFQIKTGNDIQDPSSRWFGVGFNLKF
- a CDS encoding SDR family oxidoreductase, with the translated sequence MSKTIIITGTSSGIGFVLAEYFGKKGHKVYGLSRKHTESQYFKSIPTDVTDNDAVQNAIAEVLKIETRIDVLINNAGMGMVGAVEDSTKEDILKLFNLNLVGAVQMMTAVMPKMRENKFGQIINVSSIGSEMGLPFRGFYSASKSALDKVTEAMRYEVYPWNVNVCSLHLGDIKTNIAENRVKTKVSQPYATIFDKVYALMNSHVGDGTDPLEVAEYVENLLGKNKWKAHYYFGKFGQKIGVPLKWILPQGTYENLMKKYNKLD
- a CDS encoding 3-phosphoshikimate 1-carboxyvinyltransferase, with product MKKLEKSKLIGDKTVQISGSKSISNRLLILESLFKNIKIGNLSNSQDTQLLKKALSETTETVDIHHAGTAMRFLTSYYSIAEGKTTILTGSKRMKERPIKNLASALQDLDIEIEYMENEGFPPLKITGKKITQTQVNVPANISSQFITSLLLIAGKLENGLEINLVGEVTSRSYIEMTLDILTKFGIKNSFVGNVIKVESFINDHSSIINYEVESDWSSASYFYSICALGRETIHLKSFYKESTQGDSAIAKIYEEFFGIKTTFSEDEHKLTLQPDPNFSFPEKIILDMNNCPDIAQTLCVTAAALKIPFEISGLGTLKVKETDRLSALHIELKKLGTETEITDLTIKSISFNEPEENISIKTYQDHRMAMSFAPFCLIKELHIEEENVVEKSYPMFWEDLSQILMK